The region TCAATGTTATATATAATGTAGTTAATGTGCTATGATAGTATGATTGTTTATAATATCACTGCAAAGAAATAAAGTGTATATTgtctaaaatttaacttttaatagaacCATTAAAAGACACATATATatccaaaaaaaaattttttttatttttttttataaaaagataaCCATGCCACTAAGCGGCATTTAACAGGCCTGTGTCGGGGGACACTCAGATAAATTCATAGGGAATGTACTCACAGTTCGGTGTCTTCAGGGCTAGCCAGCCCTAGGATAAGAGACACTAAGGGAATAAAAAATCCCACAGTATTAGAAATTCtatactgtacctcaaaaattaaaaggcACTTGATAGCTGGGACAATGCCCTAAAAATTCCTGCCTATCCACATATTAACCCTATTCTGTCCCTTTCCCAAGACACAAGGCCGTCAAAAAAGAGGTGCGCAGTTCACACCATGCGTATTGCCTCTACGCGTTTCCCTCCTCAAAAGATGATTCGTGGGGAGTTCATCAGGAGGCTTCTGATCACCGTCCTGGGGGTAACGATAATACCCAAACAGGACACTGGCGCCATTGATGGAATATGATTGTTTATAACTTACAAACATCCCTGGGGAGATTACTCAAAAGCAAGTTAGAATATCAAATAATGGGGGGTTCGTAACCATCATATAGTTAAGTAATAAAAAATTCTCTGTCAGTTAGCAGCATTATATTATCATCATCAcaagttttttttgtctttttgtcgCACAGAATGTTATTTTATTAATGTTAAATATTATTCTATCAGCATTAACAATAATTACTATTTCAGAACTACTTGTTTGatactcctatctatctgtctatctatcaatcacctattatctttctatctatctgtctatttagtTAGCCATCTCACATCTATCTTCTGTGGTGAATGCTGCACACTCTCTATAAACTGCTAAACTGTAAATAGAGCATGTACTCGTATCTTGTAAGACCCCTTAGTTTATACGGACAGCATTGCCATAAAGCTCCTTGTGATTTCCTGGAGGCTATACACCAAGTTTGTCCAAtctgaatgcaaaaaaaaagagattaaagTGAGCATGGAGCACGAACCATCTGAACCTTACTAAAATGCACCATATGTTTTTGATTTATACTTTACATTATATATGTGCATTTATATGTGCAGTAGCATTATACTAAGGTAGttacatatgtatatgtatatgtatcattTGTAAAACAAATGTGTTAATAAAGGTATAGTTAAATAAAGGGACATTCTTTATAATATACAATACTTTATATGCCTTTGCTGAACTATAGACATGTTGACCTAATGtgtgaaaaagtaaaaatgtagTTTTTTATATAGTGTTAAATATGAtacataaaaggaaaaaaatatattttacttgATTATGATTTAGTTTTATTGGTTTTTCAATTATTGCAGGAGTCATATCAGACATCTGACATGTCCGAGATGGTCAGTGTTCATGGTTGGATGGAGGAGGCTCTGAGTTCTCAAGATGAGATGAAAGAACCGAGTCAAAGACAGTCCGCATATGACATGTTGTCAGGTCTCAGTCACGAAGAACATGGGAGCATCGacggagaagaagatgaagaagaagaggatgatggagAAAAGCCAAAGAAGAGAGgtccaaagaaaaaaaagatgaccAAGGCAAGGCTTGAGAGGTTCCGTGTGCGGAGAGTAAAAGCTAATGCCAGAGAGCGCACACGAATGCATGGACTAAATGATGCACTGGATAACCTGAGGAGGGTGATGCCTTGTTACTCAAAAACACAAAAGTTGTCCAAGATTGAGACCCTCAGATTGGCAAGAAATTACATATGGGCATTATCTGAGGTCCTAGATAGAGGCCAAACTGCAGAAGGCAAAGGCTTCCTAGAAATGCTCTGTAAAGGACTCTCACAGCCCACCAGCAATCTAGTAGCAGGCTGTCTACAATTAGGACCCCAGCCCATGTTCTTGGAAAAACATGAAGATAAGTCCAGTATTTGTGACTCATCACTTGCTTCTCATGCTTACAGCTACCAGTCTCCTGGTCTACCAAGTCCTCCATATGGCAACATTGAAGCCCACCACTTGCACTTGAAACCACCAACTTTCAAAACTGTTGTGGACCCAATGGTAAACCACACCTTAAATTGTACTACACCTCCTTATGATGGTGCCCTAACTCCTCCTTTAAGCATTAGTGGTAATTTTTCCTTAAAACAAGATGGATCACCAGATTTGGACAAATCCTATGCTTTCCGATCACATTATCCTTCTCTTGGGCTTAATGGCTCTCATGGTCATGGCTCACACTTTCAAACTGCTGTTCCCAGATATGAAATACCTATTGACATGGCTTATGAATCATATCCACATCATACCATTTTTACTGAGTAAATTATCTCAGTAAAATGGACCTCGTCACTTGACTTCATATAAGTACAAAGAACTTTGATTATTAACTTTCAGGCATAATAAGAAGGCATCCTCACTTCAAGCTGCCTCTGACTTTGTAGTGTACTTAGCAGATATTACATCTGTGTATTATTTTTAACATGTTTGCTATCTCAGTATGGCCTATTGTATACCTTGTGCAGGATATATTATATTTAGCTGTTCTGATGTCACATGCCTGCTTGAACTCCAACATATAAGGTACAATTAGGGAATTCCCAGGCTCCTTTACATTCCTAGTAAGGGGAGAATGTGAAAACTGTCGTAAAGAAGGAACAAACATCACTGTGACACTAATATTACCATTGCATTTAGTAGGTGATGATATCACAGGACACAACATTCGGTCTTTgcacaaaaaaatacattaattGCACTTTGCTgtgggaaaaaaaggaaacacaatTTATGATTTATTTCCATTCCACTGATAGTGAACACTCATGTCTATAAATAAAATTCAGACATATAacaaccataaggctatgttcccaatatGGGATTTTATTGAAAAAAGACGCCCATGTATTAATAATGAcggctgaaaataatgatcataatgatcattatttctaaccatcACTATCAAAAGACGTCCGGCTTTTCCGATAAATGCCATCCCGTCTTTTAAAGCATTGCTTTTCTATAGACAGTTGTGAATCCAAATGTACTGGAGTGTACTGTGATATAAAGTTGCAAACCAATAGAGCTACAGTACATCATCTTCATATTCATTCACTCAAGCTTTTATAGTTAAATCTCGTTGAGATTATAGGCACCTTGTTAaatctaaggctctgttcacacaggtaTTTCCCTCCAATTAAGGTTCCTTTGCCTTTGACAGTTAGAACAGCGCAGCAACTGAAAATGACTCTAAATGGATACATGCTGGCTTAAGTAAGAAACAAAGTCATCAAATATAATGTGAAACAAGCCAAATAACTTACGTTACTGCTGTATGTTTACTGTACTAGCAACTATGTAgcttaaaggggggaaaaaaacactagtGGATCAATGAGACGCAACAAGAAAGTTAAGCACatctacttatttatttatttattttttatttattttgttatacCGTTTGTTATATGATGTGTACAATTAGAAACCCATTTGTTGTATTATGACTTTTTGATActattgttttacatgttttgtctgatacattttttatttattcatttgtttaatttatattatttattttatttatttatttttgcatgaTGTGCTTTTTCCTTATGGCTTCTTGAACTGTTTATTGAAAACAAACTAGAATATTGAACAAAAGTTTGATAGTTTGTCAATGCTCAGTAAATTTCCTCCTAATtccagttaaacatttttttgtattgtactTTTAACATAAAAGAAATTAGgcacagttttggaaactttttagAACCTTCACACTGTCAAACAGTTCTCTCCAAGAACAATTTCAGATGAACATAATGCAGCTAATTGTTCTCAATCATTTTATAGCGTTAATATACCAACCTCTGCATTTCTAAGTTTGGAAGATCTGAATATTACAACTGTAATATAGGCAGTAAAATTTAACCACATTACAGCAACATAAAACTAGCCTTGAAGTGGCAATACACCTTCAATCTAGTTTCCTCCTCCTGTTCTCGCCATACAAAGAAAAGTTCTGCAAAGCCGACCATGCCTGTTTTCTCCATGGGAAGGGGAGAAATAAGCTGTAGCCAGAGAGCTCTAGCTgttgcttatctctcccagaacaaaggggcttgttaatgattttccatcatgcccgacccctatcaccaccaacatcatctgtcagcagagccccatacaccttatatggGGACCTTCAGTCTATTATTGTAGTTAAAACAGTGCAACTGAGCAATATGAATAACGTAAGAATTaaaaagtaaataagtaaatCACATGATTGTCAGTACTCATGTTACAAATCCAATGGCCAAACACTTCTAATTTTAGCAGAAAGATTGAATAACAAAAATATGGCCATGTAGCTTAGGCCATAAAACAGAACACaagtaaataattaaaaaacaaaaacattttaccGACACTATGCAACTTGTATTATTGTTCTATCTATTGTTCTTGTATCTTCCAACAGTAATTACAACATGACgctctctcttttcttctctgtTCTAGCAATCTGTGCCATTTTATTACCTTCTGCTCCTATCCAATTAGAGGAATGCATTATATTTTGTGTAAATTACATTAGATATACATGCTGATATTGTAATTCTAAGGGATGAAACCAGTCACAAGGACAATTCCGGAGACCTCTATTTTATACTGGATATAGGAAAAGTTTTATTCTTTTGTAAAGAAATGAAAAAGCATTTTTGACACCAATAAAGTCTTGAAACTTGTTCTTCGTGGTTGTATTGCACTTTATTTCCTTGAATTTCTTTTGTTATCTGAACATCGGGTTTTAGTTCTAGTGCTATCAGTGCTGCTATTTAGCTAGCTTGGGTAACTGCCAGGTGCCAGCTGATCATCTCCCACACAGATCTGGCATCATGATATGCGCTTATCACTATTAAAATAACATGTATATCAAGAAAATACAGCAAGCCTTGGGCTGGGTTCAAATTTTCTTTAAAACCATCTTTTGTCTCAATTACGACACAATGAGCATGACATGGATTTGAAAATACAACTTTTATTCTCTACATTTAGTTTCTATTCACTTtcaatgtacagatgtagcaagcCTGAAGTCGATAACTTATCATGACTTGTGTGGCGTGCAGTTACACAAAACTATGATTTAACATTATTCCTAGATTAACATACCTTGATCCCTAGTGCATTCGAATATCACAACACTACACTACAACTACATCTGTAGGATACACTTGTGAATGGTCAGTGTGGAATTTTGTGATACGGTACATATTATGTGGACACAACCTTGGTGGTCATTTACAGTGGGGGTCTACTGTAAAGGTATAGTATTTGTTTTAAAATACGAGAaagatattataaataaatatatagtatataacacatgcTCACTACACATGGCCctgctcacacatgcacactaatGCATGCAAGCACGCACTCCCATGCACACATTCATGAACATGCACACTCACATGCACACAAACACGTTAATTCACACATGatgcacatgcacacacacacacacacatacacaattaCACAAAAATGGAGAATTGATACACACTGCTTTGTTTACTGAATATATAGAAAAAGTAGTCACTGCAGACTTCCTCACTACACAAACACCTTGCTATAAACATTGGTTTAGGCAGGAATCGTTCTTTAGCTGTCTACCTACCAGCATTAACCCTCCCTTAGACGAGGAAGCCATGTAAAGACATGCCAGATGCCACTACAGGCCACACACAGCCTCCCTAGACTGATCACATCCATGTGTCCTGTCAATACCTCCCCCAAACCTTTTCCTAAGGTCACCTGGGGTAAAATTCGGAGGCTATCAGGTAATACTCACTACTGTAGTTcacttgtagtgtcccagcacaggtgtgcaaataaattcttatgaacgggggtgggttccaacgccactccaggctaccgtgacaagtgcccaagtgaccctacacccagaGAACTGCCACAACATCGCACAAGCTCCCCGGCACATGGCACTATCAGACACAAAGTCTAGCTTGACAGACCAGGAAGTAAAGTGCATGGGACTAgccacccccaaaaaataaataaaataaagaatacaTCTAATTGTATATACATCTTATTATTACATAAGCTGTTcttatagtaaaaaataaaataaaaatacttaaATGAGTATTCTCATCACAACAACTGTATCTAAATGGCCActatatagtaaaattgttcattgCACAGTATTAGTTATAATAGTAACAGTACTCATTGTgcttactgacagcagcaccctgtgtCCCTCACAGAGCTAAAACCACACTGCTCTCCTCGAGGCTGGGCTGTTCTGCACTGTGGGCATTATGTCCATGAAATGCCCTACATGGAAAAGCATTTGACAAtgtcctgccctctgtgaccaACATATACCTATGGAAGACACAAAGGGAGGGTTATGgccacatgttcctccatgcttGGCCATCTGAAGGACAgaattaccacagagcaggacagcacactcTTGAGGAGGGTagtttatgaggtacacagtggGCTGCTGTAAATGagagcagtgagtacacttacttgtACTGTACACTAAAGAATTTTATaatgaagtggccaacccctctaAGAACCTTTGTAATTGGTTCTATTTACCTTTTTAGCTGTGCCTCCCTACTAGTCATGCTGAGCTGTCTGTCATGTCTACAGCTGGATGTCTAGGTTTCTGACCACCTTTCTGTTTCTTCAGTGGTGGCAATGATGACTCACTCCCTCACTACTCTGAAAGGAGAGGTGGTCAGGCATCTCATAGCATGCAGTTCCATCTTCACACTGATAACTCCCTGCCCCATGGAGCTTCCAGTAAAGAAGTTGGCATAGCAGAGCTAAACAGAACGGCATAGTGCAGAGCAGAGGAGCACAGCACTGCTGGCcaaaacagccaatgactgtggaggTGTATTTTCATCCCCATGTACATTGACAATACAGTTGGAAGAGTTAGAAGATAAGCTGCATCATATCAATAATATCCAGAAAGAAACTTAGCTTCCTCGCTCCCTGTCGCCATTGCTGCCATGAAGTCCAATACTCTAGTGTACAAAACTTTGGGCATCAGAGTCAGCACAAACCATTTTCCCATCAGTGGCTGAGAAGAAACACCACTGTGGCTGCTGATTGACTAATCAGGTAATGCTGACCCTGATCCTGGAAGTACTGAGCATCAGGTACTAGGGCTCTGTGACAGCAGTAACAGCTGCAGTGGAGTGAAGAAGTTAAATGGGCActttcattataactttcaaaatcaaaatcagcaggggttgtgatataaagcaagtatccaggtccagtctcctcaaggcagtacagagtgtcatggcaTAATacattaatcaatcaatcaatcaataaatcAATCAAATCACTGCTTTCTCTGTAATCACGCAGATGACCATGGCtttctgtgtttggtcttttatttc is a window of Dendropsophus ebraccatus isolate aDenEbr1 chromosome 5, aDenEbr1.pat, whole genome shotgun sequence DNA encoding:
- the NEUROD4 gene encoding neurogenic differentiation factor 4, which gives rise to MSEMVSVHGWMEEALSSQDEMKEPSQRQSAYDMLSGLSHEEHGSIDGEEDEEEEDDGEKPKKRGPKKKKMTKARLERFRVRRVKANARERTRMHGLNDALDNLRRVMPCYSKTQKLSKIETLRLARNYIWALSEVLDRGQTAEGKGFLEMLCKGLSQPTSNLVAGCLQLGPQPMFLEKHEDKSSICDSSLASHAYSYQSPGLPSPPYGNIEAHHLHLKPPTFKTVVDPMVNHTLNCTTPPYDGALTPPLSISGNFSLKQDGSPDLDKSYAFRSHYPSLGLNGSHGHGSHFQTAVPRYEIPIDMAYESYPHHTIFTE